The Phaeacidiphilus oryzae TH49 region GGGATTCCTGACGGCCCGTCCGACCGGCTCCCGTCCTCCTCCCGCAACGGGGAGCGGAACGGCGACCGCAACGGCGGCCGCGGCTTCGGCCGGGACGGCCGGCAGGGGCGCGGCTCCGGCGACGACCGCTCCGGCTCCTCGGGGGACCGCGGCTTCGAACGGGTACCCCCGCAGGACCTGCTGGCCGAGCAGTCGGTGCTGGGCGGCATGATGCTGTCCAAGGACGCCATCGCCGACGTGGTGGAGGTCCTCAAGCCCGCCGACTACTACCGCCCGGCGCACGAGCTGATCCACGGCGCCATCCTCGACCTCTACGCCCGCGGCGAGCCGGCCGACCCGATCACCGTCGCCGCCGAGCTCACCAAGCGCGGCGAGATCACCCGGGTCGGCGGGGCCGCGTACCTCCACACCCTGGTCTCCTCGGTGCCCACGGCCGCCAACGCCGAGTACTACGCGGAGATCGTCCACGAGCGCGCGGTGCTGCGCCGGCTGGTCGAGGCCGGCACCCGCATCGCGCAGATGGGCTACGCGGCGGACGGCGACGTCGACGAGATCGTCAACTCCGCGCAGGCGGAGATCTACGCCGTCACCGAGGAGCGCACCAACGAGGACTACCTCCCGCTGGGCGACATCATGGAGGGCGCCCTCGACGAGATCGAGTCGATCGGCTCCCGCAGCGGCCAGATGACCGGCGTGCCCACCGGCTTCGCCGACCTCGACCAGCTGACCAACGGCCTCCACCCGGGCCAGATGATCGTCGTCGCGGCCCGTCCCGCCATGGGAAAGTCGACGCTGGCCCTGGACTTCGCGCGGGCCTGCTCGATCAAGAGCCGGATGCCCAGCGTCATCTTCTCGCTGGAGATGGGCCGGAACGAGATCGCGATGCGCCTCCTCTCCGCCGAGGCGCGGGTGGCGCTGCACCACATGCGGTCCGGGAACATGACGGACGACGACTGGACCCGGCTCGCCCGCCGGATGCCGGAGTTGAACGAGGCCCCGCTCTACATCGACGACTCGCCCAACCTGTCGATGATGGAGATCCGGGCCAAGTGCCGCCGGCTGAAGCAGCGGAACGACCTGCGGATGGTGGTCATCGACTACCTCCAGCTGATGCAGACCGGTGGCTCGCGGCGGCCGGAGAGCCGGCAGCAGGAGGTCTCCGAGATGTCCCGCAACCTCAAGCTGCTGGCCAAGGAGCTGGAGATCCCGGTCATCGCCCTCTCCCAGCTGAACCGAGGTCCCGAGCAGCGCACCGACAAGAAGCCGATGGTGTCGGACCTCCGCGAGTCCGGCTCGATCGAGCAGGACGCGGACATGGTGATCCTGCTGCACCGCGAGGACGCCTACGAGAAGGAGTCCCCGCGGGCCGGCGAGGCCGACCTGATCGTCGCCAAGCACCGTAACGGCCCCACCGCCACCATCACGGTCGCCTTCCAGGGCCACTACTCCCGCTTCGTGGACATGGCGCAGAGCTGACGGCCGGCCACGGCGTGGCCGGGGCCGGGCGGTGGGGCCGGGCGGCGGGGTTCAGTGCGGGAGGGTGAGGAGGAGCGTCGGCAGCAGTCTGCCGGGGATGGAGCCGGAGGGGACGGTTCCGGTGGGGACCGCGCCCATCGCGCGGTAGAAGGGCTCGGCGTGGGAGTCCGCCTCGATGGTGAGGCGGGTGAAACCCAGGGCCCGCGCGGCTGCGGCGGTGTGCTCGAACAGCAGGCGGCCGATGCCCTGGCCGATGGCTCGCGGCTCGACGAACATCATCCCCAGGACGCCGGTGGGCGGCCCTCCTTCGAGGGTGGTGAAGCCCAGGACGCGACCGTCCCGCTCGGCCACCGTGGTCCGTCGGCCGGCCACCTCGTCCGCGCGGAGGGTCAGCTCCTCCCGGCACGCGTCGAGGAAGTCCGCGTCGTAGCCCCAGTGGGCCTTGGACCGAAGGGCCAGGTCGCTGAGGATCCCGGCCTCGGCCGCCCGGGCCGGCCTGATCAGCACGCTCATCGCTGCCCCCGCGTCGGATGTGGTTCCGCTCGGAAAGCTACCCGGTGGTGGCCGTGGTCGTCGTCGTGGTCGCGTCGCCGAGGAAGGTGACCGTCTGCGAGAGGGGCGCCCGGGCGGTCCGGGGGCCTTGCGCCGACGGGTCCCGGTGGCCGATCGACAGGCCGGCGAAGAGGAGGAGGCCTTCGGGCGGGCCGACGACCTCGGCGGCCGTGCGGTGGTAGACCGACCAGGCCATCTGCGGGCAGCTGTGGAGGTCCTCGGCACGCAGCAGCAGCATCACGGTCTGCAGGTACATGCCGAGGTCGGCCCACTGGGCGGAGCCCATGCCGCGCTCGATATAGCAGAGCAGCAGCGCCGGGGCGCCGAAGCAGTCCCAGTTGCGGGCGATCTCCCGGGCGCGTGCGCGGGCATCCCCGCGCTCGATGCCGAGGGCGTCGAACCGCTGGGCCGCGGCGGCGGAACGGCGCTCGCGGTAGGCGGGGTCCAGCCGGTCCGGATACATCGGGTACTCCGGCTCGTCACCGGGATCGCCGGCGGCGACCCGCTCACCGGTGCGCTTCTTCAGCTCGGCGAGCGGGGCGCCGGTCAGCAGATAGCAGCGCCAGGGCTGGAGGTTGCCGCCGGAGGGCGAGCGGGCGGCGGCGGAGAGCACCCGCTCCAGGGTCTCCGGCGGCACCGGCCGGTCGGTGAAGCCGCGCACCGCGCGTCGGGTGGCGACTGCCTGGTAGACGTCCATGACGGTGTGACGGATCCCGGCCGGCCGTTGTGACGAGTGGTGCGGGGGTGCTGTTCAGTCGGTGCCGGGGTGAGCTCCGTCCCCCGGCTGCGCACCAGATCCGTGATTCCACGAACGGGGACGGGGAAGGTGGGGGCCGGTTTCACGTGAAACATCGAACGGCCGGGGCGCGGTGGCGTAACCGGGGTACATTGCCAGCGTTCGCGGCTGTGCGCCGAGGGGTGACGGGTTCGGGGCCGGCCGGAGTCGCGGTGGTCGCGGGAGGCGTGACGTGACGCAGGTCGAGGACGGGACGGCGGCGAGGGCGGGGGAGGTCCCGGTCTCCTCGGAGGAGGAGCTGCGGGCGCTGATTGGGCACCCCATGGAGGCCGCGCTGCGGAAGGAGCGCCCCGCGCTCCATGAGTTGGACAGGCTGTGGCTGGCTCAGTCGCGGTTCTGCCTGCTGGCCACCGCGGCCGCGGACGGAACCTGCGACGTCTCGCCCAAGGGGGACCCGGAGGGCTTCGCGCTGGTGCTGGACGAGCGGACCATCGCGATCCCGGAGCGCAACGGCAACCGCCGTGCGGACAGCTTCCGGAACATCCTGGAGAACCCGCAGGTCGGGACGATCTTCTTCATCCCCGGCCGCGGCGACACCCTGCGGATCAACGGCCGGGCCCGGCTGGTCTCGGACGCGCCCTGGTTCGACCGGATGGCCGTCCGCGGCAAGCGCCCGGTGCTGGCCGTGGTGGTGGACGTGGAGCAGGTCTTCCACCACTGCTCCAAGGCCTTCCTCCGCTCCGAGCTGTGGAAGCCGGAGACCTGGCACCCGCAGGACCTCCCCTCCAGGCCGGTCATCGCCAAGGCGCTGGAGCGCCCCGACGACGACCTGGAGTTCCTGGAGGAGTACTACGGCCAGGCCTACGAGCGGCCGGAGAACCTCTACCGGTAGGCGCGGGCGTACTGCGGCGGGGTGGTGACCCCGTCGCCGTCGCCCAGGAGCTCGGCGGCCCGGCGGGGCCAGTACGGGGAGCGCAGCAGCTCGCGGCCGATCAGCACGGCGTCGGCGCGCTCCTCGTCGAGGATCCGCTGGGCCTGCTCCGCCTCCGTGATCAGGCCGACGGCGGCGGTGCGGATGCCGGCCTCGCGGCGGAGGCGCTCGGCGAACGGCACCTGGTAGCCGGGGCCGACCGGGATCCGCGGGCGCGGAATGTTGCCACCGGTGGAGACGTCGATCAGGTCCACGCCCACGGCCTGCAGTTCCTTGGCGAGGCGGACGGAGTCCTCGACCGTCCAGCCGGGGGTGTCGGCGTCCTCGTCGTTCTCCAGCCAGTCGGTGGCGGAGAGCCGGAAGAGCAGCGGGAGCTCGTCCGGCCAGACCTCGCGGACGGCCGTCGCGACCTCGAGGGCGAACCGCATCCGGTTCTCCAGCGGGCCGCCGTAGGCGTCGGTGCGGTGGTTGGAGGCGGGCGAGAGGAACTGGTGGATCAGGTAGCCGTGGGCGCCGTGGAGCTCGACCGTCTTGAAGCCGGCGGCCAGCGCGCGGCGGGCGGCGTCCGCGAACTGCCGGACCACCTCGGCGATCTCCTCGGTGCTCAGCTCGGCCGGCACCGGCGAGGCGTCGTCGAAGGGGATCGCGCTGGGGGCCACCGGGGTCCAGCCGCCCTCCTCGGGGCGGAGCGCCCCGCCGCCCCGCCAGGGGGCGTCGGTGGAGGCCTTCCGCCCGGCGTGGCCGAGCTGGATGCCGGGGACGGCGCCCTGGGACTCCAGGAAGGCGGTGATCCGGCGGAACGCCTCCTGCTGGGCGTCGTTCCACAGGCCGAGGTCGAAGGGGGAGATCCGGCCTTCCGCGGAGACGCCGGTGGCCTCCAGGATGATCAGCCCGGCGCCGCCGGCCGCGCGGGAGGCGAGATGCTGGAAGTGCCAGTCGGTGGGGACGCCGGTGAGCGGTCCCTCGGCCTCGGCCGAGTACTGGCACATCGGCGGCATCCACACCCGGTTGGGCACGGTGAGTCCGCGCAGGGTGAGCGGCTCGAAGAGGCTGGTCATAGCGGGGGCTCCTCGGGGGACGATGGGCGAGGTTCCGTCCACCGAGGCTAAGGCGCGCAGAAAATATTTGCAAACGCCTGCTATCTCGACTGGTGACAGAGGCGGCCAGAGCCTAGCTCCGCGTGCGGGCGGACGCCCGGAATTCGCGCAGTTCGCCGGAAACCTGTGCGGCGGCTGCGATTCTCGCCCGGAGGCCGGCGCGCCCTGGCGCCGGCGTGGGAAGGGCGTGGCAGAGGATGGATGCGACGACGAGCGGGCCGCCCCCCGATCCGTCGGCGCCGTCGTCCGAGGTGCGGCCGCTCTCGGAGCGGCCCGGCGGGTGGGCGTCCGGGGCATGGGCGTCCGGGGCGAGGGCGTCCGGGGCGCCGGAGGGAGTGCGGCCGGAGGGGGCGGGCGCCGGTGCCGGGGACGCCACGGAGCCGTCGGCGATACCGCCCCGGCCCGTGCTGCCGCCGCGGATGCCCGCCGTGCCCTCGGGCGACGCGGGCGACGCGGGCGACCTGGGTGACCTGGGCGACCCGTCAGTGGAGCCCGCGTCGGCCTGGTCTGCCTTCCCGCCGGCGCGGCCCGCCGTTTCGCCGGAGGCCGCCGTGGAGCCGCCGGCGGCGCCGCAGTCGCCGCCGCTGTCGATGCAAGTGCCGCAGGCGGAGCCGGTGCGGGTGTCGCCGGAGGACCTGGCGCTGGTCCGCCGTTCCCTCGGCGTCCTCTCCCGGCGGTCCGACCGGGCCACCGGTGAGTTCTACGCCCTCCTCTTCGTCCGCCACCCTGAGGTGCGGGAGCTCTTCCCGGCCGCCATGGACGTGCAGCGGGACCGCCTCTTCCGGGCGCTGCTGACCGGCAGCGGCGCGCTCGCCGGAAGCGCGGGCGAGCGCGCCAGGGTCCGCGCCTGGCTGCGCGGCCTCGGGCGGGACCACCGCAAGTACGGCGCCCTGGCCGAGCACTACGGCCCGGTCGGGGAGTGCCTGATCGAGGCCGTCCGCCGGTACTGCGGCATGCCCTGGGACGCGGCGCTGGACGGCGCCTGGCGCCGGGTCTACGGCGCGCTGGCCGCCGAGATGACGGCCGGTGCGGCGGCGGACGCCCTGGTCGCCCCGGCCTGGTGGATGGGCGAGATCGTCTCCGTGGAGCGGCGCACCGGCAGCGTCGCGGTGCTCACCGTGCGGCCCGACCAGCCGTACCCGTTCCGCGCCGGGCAGTACGCCACGCTGGAGACCCCGTGGTGGCCGCGGGTGTGGCGGCACTACTCCTTCGCCTCCGCGCCCCGGCCGGACGGCACCCTGAGCTTCCACGTCAAGGCGGTGCCGGCGGGCTGGGTGAGCGGCGCCCTGGTGCACCGGGCCGGTCCCGGCGACCTGATCCGGCTCGGGCCCCCGCAGGGCGGGATGACGGTGGACCACGGCAGCGACCGGGGTCTGCTGTGTCTCGGCGGCGGCACCGGGATCGCGCCGATCAAGGCGATCGTCGAGGAGGTCGCCCAGCACTCCGAGGCGGTCGCCGGCACCCGCCGGGTCGAGGTCTTCTACGGCGCCCGCCGGCCCGAGGAGCTCTATGTCCTGGACGCGCTGGAGGAGTTGGCCCGGCGCCACCGCGGGGTGTCGGTGCGGCCGGTGATCGGCGATCCGGTCGGGGACGCCGTCGGCGGTCCGGTCGTCGACGCCGTCGCCGGTCCGGCCGGAAACCCGTTCGGAGACGCGGGGACAGAGCCGCCGCGCGGCCTGGGGCTGTCGGGCGCACTGCCGGACGTCGTACGGCGGTTCGGCCCCTGGGAGACCTTCGACGGGTACCTCAGCGGGCCCCCGGCGATGGTCCGCCGGGGGGTGACCGCGCTGCTCGGCAGCGGGATGCCGGCCGACCGGATCCGCCACGACCTGGCTGCTTCGGGTGCGGAGTGAACCGCGCTGGTCAGCCCGGTGATGACGGGTGC contains the following coding sequences:
- the dnaB gene encoding replicative DNA helicase — protein: MSGPQYVGQEAAAPPPDEDPWAGLASEPPAGAIGALDGIPDGPSDRLPSSSRNGERNGDRNGGRGFGRDGRQGRGSGDDRSGSSGDRGFERVPPQDLLAEQSVLGGMMLSKDAIADVVEVLKPADYYRPAHELIHGAILDLYARGEPADPITVAAELTKRGEITRVGGAAYLHTLVSSVPTAANAEYYAEIVHERAVLRRLVEAGTRIAQMGYAADGDVDEIVNSAQAEIYAVTEERTNEDYLPLGDIMEGALDEIESIGSRSGQMTGVPTGFADLDQLTNGLHPGQMIVVAARPAMGKSTLALDFARACSIKSRMPSVIFSLEMGRNEIAMRLLSAEARVALHHMRSGNMTDDDWTRLARRMPELNEAPLYIDDSPNLSMMEIRAKCRRLKQRNDLRMVVIDYLQLMQTGGSRRPESRQQEVSEMSRNLKLLAKELEIPVIALSQLNRGPEQRTDKKPMVSDLRESGSIEQDADMVILLHREDAYEKESPRAGEADLIVAKHRNGPTATITVAFQGHYSRFVDMAQS
- a CDS encoding globin domain-containing protein, whose product is MEPPAAPQSPPLSMQVPQAEPVRVSPEDLALVRRSLGVLSRRSDRATGEFYALLFVRHPEVRELFPAAMDVQRDRLFRALLTGSGALAGSAGERARVRAWLRGLGRDHRKYGALAEHYGPVGECLIEAVRRYCGMPWDAALDGAWRRVYGALAAEMTAGAAADALVAPAWWMGEIVSVERRTGSVAVLTVRPDQPYPFRAGQYATLETPWWPRVWRHYSFASAPRPDGTLSFHVKAVPAGWVSGALVHRAGPGDLIRLGPPQGGMTVDHGSDRGLLCLGGGTGIAPIKAIVEEVAQHSEAVAGTRRVEVFYGARRPEELYVLDALEELARRHRGVSVRPVIGDPVGDAVGGPVVDAVAGPAGNPFGDAGTEPPRGLGLSGALPDVVRRFGPWETFDGYLSGPPAMVRRGVTALLGSGMPADRIRHDLAASGAE
- a CDS encoding pyridoxamine 5'-phosphate oxidase family protein encodes the protein MTQVEDGTAARAGEVPVSSEEELRALIGHPMEAALRKERPALHELDRLWLAQSRFCLLATAAADGTCDVSPKGDPEGFALVLDERTIAIPERNGNRRADSFRNILENPQVGTIFFIPGRGDTLRINGRARLVSDAPWFDRMAVRGKRPVLAVVVDVEQVFHHCSKAFLRSELWKPETWHPQDLPSRPVIAKALERPDDDLEFLEEYYGQAYERPENLYR
- a CDS encoding nitroreductase, translating into MDVYQAVATRRAVRGFTDRPVPPETLERVLSAAARSPSGGNLQPWRCYLLTGAPLAELKKRTGERVAAGDPGDEPEYPMYPDRLDPAYRERRSAAAAQRFDALGIERGDARARAREIARNWDCFGAPALLLCYIERGMGSAQWADLGMYLQTVMLLLRAEDLHSCPQMAWSVYHRTAAEVVGPPEGLLLFAGLSIGHRDPSAQGPRTARAPLSQTVTFLGDATTTTTTATTG
- a CDS encoding NADH:flavin oxidoreductase/NADH oxidase, giving the protein MTSLFEPLTLRGLTVPNRVWMPPMCQYSAEAEGPLTGVPTDWHFQHLASRAAGGAGLIILEATGVSAEGRISPFDLGLWNDAQQEAFRRITAFLESQGAVPGIQLGHAGRKASTDAPWRGGGALRPEEGGWTPVAPSAIPFDDASPVPAELSTEEIAEVVRQFADAARRALAAGFKTVELHGAHGYLIHQFLSPASNHRTDAYGGPLENRMRFALEVATAVREVWPDELPLLFRLSATDWLENDEDADTPGWTVEDSVRLAKELQAVGVDLIDVSTGGNIPRPRIPVGPGYQVPFAERLRREAGIRTAAVGLITEAEQAQRILDEERADAVLIGRELLRSPYWPRRAAELLGDGDGVTTPPQYARAYR
- a CDS encoding GNAT family N-acetyltransferase, with the translated sequence MSVLIRPARAAEAGILSDLALRSKAHWGYDADFLDACREELTLRADEVAGRRTTVAERDGRVLGFTTLEGGPPTGVLGMMFVEPRAIGQGIGRLLFEHTAAAARALGFTRLTIEADSHAEPFYRAMGAVPTGTVPSGSIPGRLLPTLLLTLPH